A portion of the Lathamus discolor isolate bLatDis1 chromosome 5, bLatDis1.hap1, whole genome shotgun sequence genome contains these proteins:
- the ZC3H6 gene encoding zinc finger CCCH domain-containing protein 6 has translation MAFESLFSKPPNPVLDPNMPDSDRQHAGDEREDGELEDGEIDDAAYEDVKEHSSKGDDKQKNEKGHRKSRKKRKKEKEKKKSKRRRRDKHKHNSPSSDDSSDYSHDSDIERTERPHKKSGSSSYRDYDSSFSQHGHVSGNYMSSQKMQHKKNVKSKDYDDYSHYSDENFGNYNEEEKDEDFADQLKQYRQAKETSSTDLGPPFPKEPVKKQGMKGVQKGISQRGNNYNIGRGRGMQKKLKRKDRGRGRGGNKGSDGFHEDGKPVKKWVNMSQEFINQHTVEHKGKQICKYFLEGRCIKGEQCKFDHDAEIEKKKEICKFYIQGYCTKGENCIYLHNEFPCKFYHTGAKCYQGDKCKFSHAPLTAETKELLDKVLNNEEEPQNEDEKELEELRKRGIVPLPKPPPGVGLLPTPPEQYAFSESDMENYQDPSGDYKKIPSLFEIVVKPTVDLAHKIGKKPPTFYNSASPPRPPFPGNDPHSQHMYNPGSSPGPGPGMSQGHNGPPMHPGSPGHHPCGGPQGPGMPQSPPMQGVPPGFLGPQNQSGMPMQGQQGGPPHTPPGLGGSYNAPGGHMVNMPRENHCPPGPQYQQMPGERQPNMNYEPIQNAADFYDNYYSHQAVHNFQPANNSGDGPWHGEFSDHQAHLMAQESHQGGSESDCMSSHMGHKPAINVPDFLPAMQKALYARLSQKHQRDGDSVSNQGQRAMSKDEDDNVNWYSSSEEEEGSSVKSILKTLKKQSENFRNRQQHSAEQHMLGIPTDPRLAKEKGAGPQAADPRLRASPRSNPRKPSESGSLDPRLVRDPRMHKVSEGAHGSSALGGAKLELHHAGGKAKQKGMDDDEEDSERELRERAFLIPLEPLPGVTLRDPRSQLRQFSHIKMDVTLMKPNFAKHIVWAPEDLLPIPLPKPDPVSSINLPLPPLIADQRLNKLRGLKSDAHASTVPADPRLAAKAKNSLAARGSYLDPAADSHASSSSKLGDPRLQKNVDPRLHRLSGADTHHGVAKDPSHPAKFDPRLARSAAGSSQPPEAATAKPEPDALPPYAPKLASSGVRLGAPGSILSGISLYDPRDHSSTLDAAPAASGENGENQKKSILKNSGKNEPSTPEDSSLQKEKPPEGPGSTEAAPDKASSSSSSSSSKPQAKHSSAAPAVHNLPIQALSGLIRPQYSDPRQVRQPGQGTQPPEPDPDGESDDKSLKDVFKTFDPTASPFC, from the exons AGAGGATGGAGAGCTGGAAGATGGGGAAATAGATGATGCAGCCTATGAGGATGTGAAAGAACATAGTTCAAAAGGTGACGATaaacagaagaatgagaaaGGACACAGGAAATCACGGAAGAAAcgcaaaaaagagaaagaaaagaagaaatccaaAAGGAGAAGACGGGATAAGCATAAG cATAACTCCCCATCCAGTGATGACAGCTCCGACTACAGCCATGACTCTGACATTGAGCGTACAGAAAGGCCACATAAAAAGAGTGGCAGTTCTTCATACAGAGATTATGATTCCTCATTCAGTCAG CATGGACACGTGTCAGGAAACTACATGAGCTCACAGAAAATGCAGCATAAAAAGAATGTCAAGAGTAAGGACTATGATGACTACAGTCACTACAGTGATGAAAATTTTGGGAATTAcaatgaggaggaaaaggatgAAGATTTTGCTGATCAGCTTAAACAGTACaggcaagctaaagagacctcCAGTACTGATTTGGGACCTCCATTCCCAAAGGAACCAGTGAAAAAGCAGGGTATGAAAGGGGTCCAGAAAG gtaTTTCTCAAAGAGGAAATAACTACAATATTGGGCGAGGGCGTGGGAtgcaaaagaaactgaagcGTAAAGATCgtggaaggggaagaggaggcaaCAAAGGCTCCGATGGCTTTCACGAG GATGGCAAACCAGTGAAGAAGTGGGTGAACATGAGCCAAGAGTTCATAAATCAGCACACAGTGGAGCACAAAGGCAAACAGATCTGTAAATACTTCCTGGAAGGGAGGTGTATTAAG GGAGAGCAGTGTAAATTCGATCATGATGCAGAGATtgagaagaagaaggagatCTGCAAGTTCTACATACAGGGTTACTGCACCAAAGGAGAGAATTGCATTTATTTGCACa ATGAGTTCCCTTGCAAGTTCTATCACACAGGAGCAAAGTGCTATCAAGGAGATAAGTGCAAATTTTCTCATGCTCCACtgactgcagaaacaaaagagCTGCTGGATAAG GTTTTGAATAATGAGGAGGAACCACAAAATGAAGATGAGaaagagctggaggagctccgaAAGCGTGGCATAGTTCCTCTCCCTAAGCCTCCACCAGGAGTGGGGCTTCTGCCAACCCCACCAGAGCAATATGCCTTTTCTGAGTCTGACATGGAAAACTACCAGGATCCATCAGGGGACTATAAGAAGATCCCGTCTCTGTTTGAAATAGTTGTGAAGCCGACTGTGGATTTAGCACACAAAATTGGGAAAAA GCCACCAACCTTCTACAACAGTGCATCGCCCCCGAGACCACCATTCCCGGGAAATGACCCGCATTCCCAGCACATGTATAACCCAGGTTCAAGTCCAGGACCAGGACCTGGCATGTCCCAAGGACATAATGGGCCACCAATGCACCCAGGTTCTCCTGGACATCATCCATGTGGAGGGCCCCAAGGCCCGGGCATGCCGCAGAGTCCTCCCATGCAGGGTGTTCCACCAGGCTTTCTCGGACCACAGAACCAGAGTGGTATGCCTATGCAAGGACAGCAGGGTGGCCCGCCTCACACCCCACCAGGTCTTGGTGGATCTTATAATGCCCCGGGAGGACATATGGTGAACATGCCAAGAGAGAATCACTGTCCTCCAGGGCCACAGTACCAGCAGATGCCTGGAGAGCGGCAGCCCAACATGAATTATGAGCCTATTCAGAACGCAGCTGACTTCTATGACAATTACTATTCCCACCAAGCTGTACACAACTTCCAGCCAGCCAATAACTCCGGTG ATGGACCGTGGCATGGAGAATTCTCAGATCACCAGGCTCACCTCATGGCTCAAGAGTCACATCAAGGTGGAAGCGAGTCGGACTGCATGAGTAGCCACATGGGCCATAAGCCAGCCATTAATGTACCAGATTTCCTTCCAGCAATGCAGAAAGCCCTTTATGCAAGACTTAGTCAGAAGCATCAGAGAGATGGAGACTCTGTCAGCAACCAGGGGCAGAGAGCAATGAGCAAAGATGAAG ATGACAACGTCAACTGGTATTCcagcagtgaggaggaggaggggagcagcGTTAAATCAATCCTAAAAACCCTaaagaaacaaagtgaaaactTCCGGAATCGGCAGCAACATTCCGCAGAGCAGCACATGCTTGGAATTCCGACTGACCCCCGGCTGGCGAAGGAGAAGGGAGCAGGGCCCCAGGCTGCTGACCCCAGGCTGAGGGCTTCTCCCAGGTCCAACCCACGGAAGCCTTCGGAGTCCGGCTCCCTGGACCCGCGGCTCGTGCGGGATCCCCGGATGCACAAGGTCAGTGAAGGTGCTCACGGCAGCTCGGCCCTTGGGGGAGCAAAGCTTGAGCTGCACCACGCTGGGGGCAAGGCCAAGCAGAAGGGgatggatgatgatgaagaggaCTCGGAGAGAGAACTGCGGGAGCGAGCGTTCCTCATCCCCTTGGAGCCTTTGCCTGGCGTGACGCTGAGGGACCCGCGATCCCAGCTCCGACAGTTCAGCCACATTAAGATGGATGTTACCCTCATGAAGCCAAACTTTGCTAAACATATTGTATGGGCACCTGAGGACTTGCTCCCTATACCTCTGCCCAAGCCTGACCCCGTCTCTTCAATCAATTTacctctccctcccctcatTGCCGACCAGAGACTGAACAAGCTGCGAGGCTTGAAGAGCGATGCCCATGCGAGCACTGTGCCGGCAGACCCGCGCCTGGCTGCCAAGGCAAAGAACAGCCTAGCAGCCCGGGGCAGCTACTTGGATCCTGCTGCAGATTCCCatgccagcagctccagcaagcTGGGAGATCCCCGCTTACAAAAGAACGTTGATCCCCGGCTCCACAGACTGTCGGGTGCAGACACGCATCATGGAGTCGCAAAGGACCCCTCGCACCCTGCCAAGTTTGACCCCCGCCTCGCCAGGTCTGCTGCTGGCTCCTCACAGCCCCCCGAGGCTGCCACTGCTAAACCTGAGCCGGATGCTCTGCCTCCCTACGCTCCCAAACTGGCATCCAGTGGGGTGAGGCTGGGAGCTCCGGGCTCGATCCTGAGCGGTATCAGTCTGTATGACCCACGAGATCACAGCTCGACGCTGGACGCGGCTCCAGCGGCTTCAGGAGAGAATGGAGAGAACCAGAAAAAGAGCATTTTGAAAAATTCCGGGAAAAACGAGCCCAGCACCCCGGAAGATTCATCTCTGCAGAAGGAGAAACCCCCGGAAGGACCCGGCTCCACAGAAGCTGCTCCGGataaagcaagcagcagcagcagcagcagcagcagcaaacctcAGGCGAAACACTCCAGCGCTGCCCCTGCGGTGCACAACCTGCCCATCCAGGCGTTGTCGGGGCTGATCAGACCCCAGTACAGCGACCCCCGGCAGGTCAGGCAGCCTGGGCAGGGAACTCAGCCCCCGGAGCCCGATCCCGATGGGGAGTCAGATGACAAGTCCTTAAAAGATGTTTTCAAGACTTTCGACCCCACTGCTTCCCCCTTTTGTTAG